Proteins co-encoded in one Brassica rapa cultivar Chiifu-401-42 chromosome A02, CAAS_Brap_v3.01, whole genome shotgun sequence genomic window:
- the LOC103850607 gene encoding tropinone reductase homolog At5g06060 translates to MENNDKRWSLAGKTALVTGGTRGIGRAVVEELARFGATVHTCSRSQEELKSCLDDWKSNGLVITGSVCDASVRDQRENLIQEVSSVFSGKINILVNNVGTNLRKPTVEYTSEDYAKIMSTNLESAFHFSQIAHPLLKASGVGSIVFISSVAGLVHLSSGSVYGATKGALNQLTRNLACEWAGDNIRTNCVAPWYIKTSLVKPLLEKKGFEEAIVSRTPLGRVGEPEEVSSLVAFLCLPAASYITGQVISVDGGFTVNGFSYTM, encoded by the exons ATGGAGAATAATGACAAGAGATGGTCCCTCGCCGGAAAAACCGCTCTGGTAACCGGTGGTACTCGCGGAATCGG GCGAGCGGTCGTGGAGGAGCTAGCGAGATTCGGGGCAACGGTTCATACATGTTCAAGGAGCCaggaggagctcaaatcatgcTTGGATGATTGGAAGTCCAATGGTTTAGTGATAACCGGTTCGGTTTGCGATGCTTCGGTTAGGGATCAGAGGGAGAATTTGATCCAGGAGGTTTCGTCTGTCTTTAGCGGCAAGATTAACATCCTT GTAAACAATGTTGGAACTAATTTAAGGAAGCCAACGGTCGAGTACACGAGTGAGGATTATGCTAAAATCATGTCGACCAACTTGGAATCCGCTTTCCATTTTTCCCAAATTGCACATCCTCTTCTAAAAGCATCTGGGGTTGGGAGCATTGTGTTCATCTCCTCTGTTGCTGGACTGGTGCATCTTAGTAGTGGATCTGTCTATGGTGCAACTAAAG GAGCACTTAATCAGCTTACAAGGAATCTAGCTTGCGAGTGGGCAGGAGACAACATTAGAACCAATTGTGTTGCGCCATGGTACATCAAGACCTCACTTGTGAAACCG CTACTCGAGAAGAAAGGTTTTGAGGAGGCGATAGTTTCGCGTACCCCACTTGGGCGCGTTGGAGAACCAGAGGAAGTCTCGTCGCTGGTTGCTTTCCTCTGCCTTCCCGCAGCGTCTTACATCACCGGTCAGGTCATTTCTGTTGATGGAGGATTCACAGTCAACGGCTTCAGTTACACCATGTAA
- the LOC103850605 gene encoding PRA1 family protein A2 isoform X2, producing the protein MDWDNVAAEDVIEALREVEWSTPPRSLGEFFSRFAFPRSFSKWKSRLKCNLYYYRTNYFILVIFVLGLALITRPLAIVGTVFTALSIAFLNDSFAATFNEKFIRTIRLFSPHMAAKMRPPHMPVIRGRSAARKTVYVCGKPRWVFVVIFLTASLVMWFSSCGLLWVLYAFLTSLTVVIVHASVRTPNLKARLNTFREEFRAVWRNYSEL; encoded by the exons ATGGATTGGGACAACGTAGCAGCAGAGGATGTGATCGAGGCCCTAAGAGAAGTCGAATGGTCGACGCCTCCTCGTTCCTTGGGAGAGTTCTTCTCTAGATTCGCGTTCCCTCGCTCGTTCTCCAAGTGGAAGAGCCGTCTCAAATGCAATCTCTACTA CTACCGGACGAATTACTTTATCCTGGTGATTTTCGTTCTGG GTCTTGCGTTGATTACAAGACCATTGGCTATTGTGGGTACTGTTTTTACGGCTTTAAGCATAGCTTTCCTTAACGACAG TTTTGCGGCTACTTTTAATGAGAAGTTTATAAGGACTATTAGGCTTTTCTCTCCACACATGGCCGCAAAAATGAGGCCTCCCCACAT GCCTGTCATCCGTGGGAGATCAGCAGCAAGAAAGACAGTATACGTTTGTGGGAAACCACGATGGGTATTCGTCGTTATTTTCCTAACAG CCAGTCTTGTCATGTGGTTCTCTTCCTGCGGCTTGTTGTGGGTCCTCTATGCATTTCTCACTTCCCTC ACAGTGGTTATAGTTCATGCAAGCGTGAGAACACCGAATCTCAAGGCACGCTTAAACACATTCCGTGAAGAGTTTCGAGCTGTATGGCGAAACTACAGTGAACTTTAA
- the LOC103850603 gene encoding folylpolyglutamate synthase isoform X3: protein MAAASGDSYEEALAALSSLITKRSRADKSNKGDRFELVFDYLKLLDLEEDMLKMKVIHVAGTKGKGSTCAFTESILRSYGFRTGLFTSPHLIDVRERFRLDGKDISEEKFLVYFWWCYNRLKERTNEEIPMPTYFRFLALLAFKIFAAEEVDAAILEVGLGGKFDATNAVQKPVVCGISSLGYDHMEILGDTLGKIAGEKAGIFKLGVPAFTVPQPDEAMRVLEEKASKLDVNLEVVQPLTARQLSGQKLGIDGEHQYLNAHLAVSLASTWLQQIGKLEVPSLTQMSILPEKFIKGLATTSLQGRAQVVPDQFIETRTSGDVVFYLDGAHSPESMEVCAKWFSLAVKGDNKSERSEHLVNGSSHGKWSGEENCQQILLFNCMSVRDPNLLLPHLRNTSANYGVHFNKALFVPNMSVYHKVGTSADLPENDPHVDLSWQLTLQEVWERLVHNEREGEESESIKSEVFTSLPMAIKWLRDSVHESSSATRFQVLVTGSLHLVGDVLRLIRK, encoded by the exons ATGGCAGCTGCTTCAG GAGATTCGTATGAGGAAGCGTTGGCTGCTTTATCTTCTTTGATAACGAAACGAAGTCGTGCTGATAAGAGCAACAAAGGGGATCGCTTCGAGCTTGTCTTTGATTATCTTAAG CTACTTGACCTGGAAGAAGACATGTTAAAGATGAAAGTTATCCATGTAGCTGGAACCAAAGGCAAG GGATCCACATGTGCCTTTACTGAGTCTATTTTACGAAGCTATGGCTTCCGAACTGGACTCTTCACTTCACCACACCTCATTGATGTCCGTGAAAGATTTCGCTTAGACGG TAAGGACATTAGCGAGGAGAAATTTTTGGTCTATTTCTGGTGGTGCTATAACAGGCTTAAG GAGAGAACTAACGAGGAGATACCAATGCCTACATATTTCCGCTTCCTTGCATTGCtagcttttaaaatttttgctgCAGAAGAG GTAGATGCTGCTATATTGGAGGTAGGATTAGGTGGGAAGTTCGATGCCACCAATGCG GTTCAGAAACCTGTGGTGTGTGGTATTTCTTCACTTGGATATGACCACATGGAAATTCTAG GTGATACACTTGGCAAAATTGCTGGTGAGAAGGCTGGAATTTTCAAG CTTGGAGTTCCAGCTTTCACAGTACCTCAACCTGATGAAGCCATGCGTGTCCTTGAAGAGAAAGCCTCCAAATTAGAT GTGAATCTCGAAGTGGTGCAACCACTAACCGCAAGGCAGTTAAGTGGTCAGAAACTTGGGATTGATGGGGAGCACCAATATCTCAATGCCCATTTAGCAGTTTCCCTTGCCTCTACCTGGCTTCAGCAAATTGGTAAACTTGAAGTTCCCAGTCTGACTCAGATG AGTATTCTGCCTGAGAAATTCATCAAAGGGTTAGCTACAACGAGTTTGCAAGGACGAGCACAGGTTGTCCCTGATCAATTTATTGAAACTAGGACTTCAGGAGATGTAGTATTTTATCTGGATGGAGCTCATAGTCCAGAAAGCATGGAAGTATGCGCTAAATGGTTTTCTTTGGCGGTTAAGGGAGACAACAAGTCAGAGCGTTCTGAACATTTGGTTAATGGCTCATCTCATGGTAAATGGTCAGGAGAAGAAAACTGCCAACAG ATATTGCTATTCAACTGCATGTCAGTTCGGGACCCAAATCTGCTGCTTCCACATCTAAGGAATACAAGCGCAAACTATG GTGTCCATTTCAACAAGGCATTGTTTGTACCAAACATGTCGGTGTATCACAAGGTTGGTACATCAGCGGATTTGCCTGAGAATGATCCACATGTTGACTTGTCATGGCAGTTGACACTCCAAGAAGTGTGGGAACGCCTTGTCCATAATGAAAGAG aaggagaagaaagtgAAAGTATAAAAAGTGAGGTGTTTACTTCACTACCGATGGCAATAAAATGGCTAAGGGATAGTGTACATGAGAGTAGCTCAGCCACACGTTTCCAA GTTCTTGTAACTGGTTCCTTACATCTTGTAGGTGATGTACTGAGATTAATCAGAAAATGA
- the LOC103850602 gene encoding uncharacterized protein LOC103850602 has translation MDIKKTKAPSSSSSPSSFDHLFGPRGSAASASSASSCSTILDSIFPPPVAGKKGNHTSIISQTTDERSSHERREASYFSSSIYYGGQQHYSPPRAHDASSTSPSHHHPKETDDRTDTTASASRGNWWKGSLYY, from the exons ATGGACATCAAGAAAACCAAAGCTCCTTCCTCATCTTCTTCACCCTCTTCGTTTGATCATTTGTTTGGTCCGAGAGGGTCAGCTGCCTCTGCTTCTTCTGCTTCGTCTTGTTCAACTATACTCGACTCCATTTTCCCTCCTCCG GTAGCAGGCAAGAAGGGAAATCACACTAGTATCATTTCTCAAACCACTG ATGAGAGAAGCAGTCATGAAAGAAGAGAAGCTTCGTATTTCAGCTCATCCATCTACTACGGAGGCCAGCAACACTATTCACCTCCACGAGCTCATGATGCCTCCTCCACTTCTCCATCACATCATCACCCCAAAGAAACTGATGATCGCACTGACACAACCGCCTCTGCTTCCAGAGGAAATTGGTGGAAAG GTTCCTTGTATTACTAA
- the LOC103850603 gene encoding folylpolyglutamate synthase isoform X2, whose translation MAAASVTGDSYEEALAALSSLITKRSRADKSNKGDRFELVFDYLKLLDLEEDMLKMKVIHVAGTKGKGSTCAFTESILRSYGFRTGLFTSPHLIDVRERFRLDGKDISEEKFLVYFWWCYNRLKERTNEEIPMPTYFRFLALLAFKIFAAEEVDAAILEVGLGGKFDATNAVQKPVVCGISSLGYDHMEILGDTLGKIAGEKAGIFKLGVPAFTVPQPDEAMRVLEEKASKLDVNLEVVQPLTARQLSGQKLGIDGEHQYLNAHLAVSLASTWLQQIGKLEVPSLTQMSILPEKFIKGLATTSLQGRAQVVPDQFIETRTSGDVVFYLDGAHSPESMEVCAKWFSLAVKGDNKSERSEHLVNGSSHGKWSGEENCQQILLFNCMSVRDPNLLLPHLRNTSANYGVHFNKALFVPNMSVYHKVGTSADLPENDPHVDLSWQLTLQEVWERLVHNERGEESESIKSEVFTSLPMAIKWLRDSVHESSSATRFQVLVTGSLHLVGDVLRLIRK comes from the exons ATGGCAGCTGCTTCAG ttacaGGAGATTCGTATGAGGAAGCGTTGGCTGCTTTATCTTCTTTGATAACGAAACGAAGTCGTGCTGATAAGAGCAACAAAGGGGATCGCTTCGAGCTTGTCTTTGATTATCTTAAG CTACTTGACCTGGAAGAAGACATGTTAAAGATGAAAGTTATCCATGTAGCTGGAACCAAAGGCAAG GGATCCACATGTGCCTTTACTGAGTCTATTTTACGAAGCTATGGCTTCCGAACTGGACTCTTCACTTCACCACACCTCATTGATGTCCGTGAAAGATTTCGCTTAGACGG TAAGGACATTAGCGAGGAGAAATTTTTGGTCTATTTCTGGTGGTGCTATAACAGGCTTAAG GAGAGAACTAACGAGGAGATACCAATGCCTACATATTTCCGCTTCCTTGCATTGCtagcttttaaaatttttgctgCAGAAGAG GTAGATGCTGCTATATTGGAGGTAGGATTAGGTGGGAAGTTCGATGCCACCAATGCG GTTCAGAAACCTGTGGTGTGTGGTATTTCTTCACTTGGATATGACCACATGGAAATTCTAG GTGATACACTTGGCAAAATTGCTGGTGAGAAGGCTGGAATTTTCAAG CTTGGAGTTCCAGCTTTCACAGTACCTCAACCTGATGAAGCCATGCGTGTCCTTGAAGAGAAAGCCTCCAAATTAGAT GTGAATCTCGAAGTGGTGCAACCACTAACCGCAAGGCAGTTAAGTGGTCAGAAACTTGGGATTGATGGGGAGCACCAATATCTCAATGCCCATTTAGCAGTTTCCCTTGCCTCTACCTGGCTTCAGCAAATTGGTAAACTTGAAGTTCCCAGTCTGACTCAGATG AGTATTCTGCCTGAGAAATTCATCAAAGGGTTAGCTACAACGAGTTTGCAAGGACGAGCACAGGTTGTCCCTGATCAATTTATTGAAACTAGGACTTCAGGAGATGTAGTATTTTATCTGGATGGAGCTCATAGTCCAGAAAGCATGGAAGTATGCGCTAAATGGTTTTCTTTGGCGGTTAAGGGAGACAACAAGTCAGAGCGTTCTGAACATTTGGTTAATGGCTCATCTCATGGTAAATGGTCAGGAGAAGAAAACTGCCAACAG ATATTGCTATTCAACTGCATGTCAGTTCGGGACCCAAATCTGCTGCTTCCACATCTAAGGAATACAAGCGCAAACTATG GTGTCCATTTCAACAAGGCATTGTTTGTACCAAACATGTCGGTGTATCACAAGGTTGGTACATCAGCGGATTTGCCTGAGAATGATCCACATGTTGACTTGTCATGGCAGTTGACACTCCAAGAAGTGTGGGAACGCCTTGTCCATAATGAAAGAG gagaagaaagtgAAAGTATAAAAAGTGAGGTGTTTACTTCACTACCGATGGCAATAAAATGGCTAAGGGATAGTGTACATGAGAGTAGCTCAGCCACACGTTTCCAA GTTCTTGTAACTGGTTCCTTACATCTTGTAGGTGATGTACTGAGATTAATCAGAAAATGA
- the LOC103850603 gene encoding folylpolyglutamate synthase isoform X4, which produces MAAASVTGDSYEEALAALSSLITKRSRADKSNKGDRFELVFDYLKLLDLEEDMLKMKVIHVAGTKGKGSTCAFTESILRSYGFRTGLFTSPHLIDVRERFRLDGKDISEEKFLVYFWWCYNRLKERTNEEIPMPTYFRFLALLAFKIFAAEEVDAAILEVGLGGKFDATNAVQKPVVCGISSLGYDHMEILGDTLGKIAGEKAGIFKVNLEVVQPLTARQLSGQKLGIDGEHQYLNAHLAVSLASTWLQQIGKLEVPSLTQMSILPEKFIKGLATTSLQGRAQVVPDQFIETRTSGDVVFYLDGAHSPESMEVCAKWFSLAVKGDNKSERSEHLVNGSSHGKWSGEENCQQILLFNCMSVRDPNLLLPHLRNTSANYGVHFNKALFVPNMSVYHKVGTSADLPENDPHVDLSWQLTLQEVWERLVHNEREGEESESIKSEVFTSLPMAIKWLRDSVHESSSATRFQVLVTGSLHLVGDVLRLIRK; this is translated from the exons ATGGCAGCTGCTTCAG ttacaGGAGATTCGTATGAGGAAGCGTTGGCTGCTTTATCTTCTTTGATAACGAAACGAAGTCGTGCTGATAAGAGCAACAAAGGGGATCGCTTCGAGCTTGTCTTTGATTATCTTAAG CTACTTGACCTGGAAGAAGACATGTTAAAGATGAAAGTTATCCATGTAGCTGGAACCAAAGGCAAG GGATCCACATGTGCCTTTACTGAGTCTATTTTACGAAGCTATGGCTTCCGAACTGGACTCTTCACTTCACCACACCTCATTGATGTCCGTGAAAGATTTCGCTTAGACGG TAAGGACATTAGCGAGGAGAAATTTTTGGTCTATTTCTGGTGGTGCTATAACAGGCTTAAG GAGAGAACTAACGAGGAGATACCAATGCCTACATATTTCCGCTTCCTTGCATTGCtagcttttaaaatttttgctgCAGAAGAG GTAGATGCTGCTATATTGGAGGTAGGATTAGGTGGGAAGTTCGATGCCACCAATGCG GTTCAGAAACCTGTGGTGTGTGGTATTTCTTCACTTGGATATGACCACATGGAAATTCTAG GTGATACACTTGGCAAAATTGCTGGTGAGAAGGCTGGAATTTTCAAG GTGAATCTCGAAGTGGTGCAACCACTAACCGCAAGGCAGTTAAGTGGTCAGAAACTTGGGATTGATGGGGAGCACCAATATCTCAATGCCCATTTAGCAGTTTCCCTTGCCTCTACCTGGCTTCAGCAAATTGGTAAACTTGAAGTTCCCAGTCTGACTCAGATG AGTATTCTGCCTGAGAAATTCATCAAAGGGTTAGCTACAACGAGTTTGCAAGGACGAGCACAGGTTGTCCCTGATCAATTTATTGAAACTAGGACTTCAGGAGATGTAGTATTTTATCTGGATGGAGCTCATAGTCCAGAAAGCATGGAAGTATGCGCTAAATGGTTTTCTTTGGCGGTTAAGGGAGACAACAAGTCAGAGCGTTCTGAACATTTGGTTAATGGCTCATCTCATGGTAAATGGTCAGGAGAAGAAAACTGCCAACAG ATATTGCTATTCAACTGCATGTCAGTTCGGGACCCAAATCTGCTGCTTCCACATCTAAGGAATACAAGCGCAAACTATG GTGTCCATTTCAACAAGGCATTGTTTGTACCAAACATGTCGGTGTATCACAAGGTTGGTACATCAGCGGATTTGCCTGAGAATGATCCACATGTTGACTTGTCATGGCAGTTGACACTCCAAGAAGTGTGGGAACGCCTTGTCCATAATGAAAGAG aaggagaagaaagtgAAAGTATAAAAAGTGAGGTGTTTACTTCACTACCGATGGCAATAAAATGGCTAAGGGATAGTGTACATGAGAGTAGCTCAGCCACACGTTTCCAA GTTCTTGTAACTGGTTCCTTACATCTTGTAGGTGATGTACTGAGATTAATCAGAAAATGA
- the LOC103850605 gene encoding PRA1 family protein A2 isoform X1 yields MDWDNVAAEDVIEALREVEWSTPPRSLGEFFSRFAFPRSFSKWKSRLKCNLYYYRTNYFILVIFVLGLALITRPLAIVGTVFTALSIAFLNDSFAATFNEKFIRTIRLFSPHMAAKMRPPHMPVIRGRSAARKTVYVCGKPRWVFVVIFLTASLVMWFSSCGLLWVLYAFLTSLFVVIVHASVRTPNLKARLNTFREEFRAVWRNYSEL; encoded by the exons ATGGATTGGGACAACGTAGCAGCAGAGGATGTGATCGAGGCCCTAAGAGAAGTCGAATGGTCGACGCCTCCTCGTTCCTTGGGAGAGTTCTTCTCTAGATTCGCGTTCCCTCGCTCGTTCTCCAAGTGGAAGAGCCGTCTCAAATGCAATCTCTACTA CTACCGGACGAATTACTTTATCCTGGTGATTTTCGTTCTGG GTCTTGCGTTGATTACAAGACCATTGGCTATTGTGGGTACTGTTTTTACGGCTTTAAGCATAGCTTTCCTTAACGACAG TTTTGCGGCTACTTTTAATGAGAAGTTTATAAGGACTATTAGGCTTTTCTCTCCACACATGGCCGCAAAAATGAGGCCTCCCCACAT GCCTGTCATCCGTGGGAGATCAGCAGCAAGAAAGACAGTATACGTTTGTGGGAAACCACGATGGGTATTCGTCGTTATTTTCCTAACAG CCAGTCTTGTCATGTGGTTCTCTTCCTGCGGCTTGTTGTGGGTCCTCTATGCATTTCTCACTTCCCTCTTCG TGGTTATAGTTCATGCAAGCGTGAGAACACCGAATCTCAAGGCACGCTTAAACACATTCCGTGAAGAGTTTCGAGCTGTATGGCGAAACTACAGTGAACTTTAA
- the LOC103850603 gene encoding folylpolyglutamate synthase isoform X1 has translation MAAASVTGDSYEEALAALSSLITKRSRADKSNKGDRFELVFDYLKLLDLEEDMLKMKVIHVAGTKGKGSTCAFTESILRSYGFRTGLFTSPHLIDVRERFRLDGKDISEEKFLVYFWWCYNRLKERTNEEIPMPTYFRFLALLAFKIFAAEEVDAAILEVGLGGKFDATNAVQKPVVCGISSLGYDHMEILGDTLGKIAGEKAGIFKLGVPAFTVPQPDEAMRVLEEKASKLDVNLEVVQPLTARQLSGQKLGIDGEHQYLNAHLAVSLASTWLQQIGKLEVPSLTQMSILPEKFIKGLATTSLQGRAQVVPDQFIETRTSGDVVFYLDGAHSPESMEVCAKWFSLAVKGDNKSERSEHLVNGSSHGKWSGEENCQQILLFNCMSVRDPNLLLPHLRNTSANYGVHFNKALFVPNMSVYHKVGTSADLPENDPHVDLSWQLTLQEVWERLVHNEREGEESESIKSEVFTSLPMAIKWLRDSVHESSSATRFQVLVTGSLHLVGDVLRLIRK, from the exons ATGGCAGCTGCTTCAG ttacaGGAGATTCGTATGAGGAAGCGTTGGCTGCTTTATCTTCTTTGATAACGAAACGAAGTCGTGCTGATAAGAGCAACAAAGGGGATCGCTTCGAGCTTGTCTTTGATTATCTTAAG CTACTTGACCTGGAAGAAGACATGTTAAAGATGAAAGTTATCCATGTAGCTGGAACCAAAGGCAAG GGATCCACATGTGCCTTTACTGAGTCTATTTTACGAAGCTATGGCTTCCGAACTGGACTCTTCACTTCACCACACCTCATTGATGTCCGTGAAAGATTTCGCTTAGACGG TAAGGACATTAGCGAGGAGAAATTTTTGGTCTATTTCTGGTGGTGCTATAACAGGCTTAAG GAGAGAACTAACGAGGAGATACCAATGCCTACATATTTCCGCTTCCTTGCATTGCtagcttttaaaatttttgctgCAGAAGAG GTAGATGCTGCTATATTGGAGGTAGGATTAGGTGGGAAGTTCGATGCCACCAATGCG GTTCAGAAACCTGTGGTGTGTGGTATTTCTTCACTTGGATATGACCACATGGAAATTCTAG GTGATACACTTGGCAAAATTGCTGGTGAGAAGGCTGGAATTTTCAAG CTTGGAGTTCCAGCTTTCACAGTACCTCAACCTGATGAAGCCATGCGTGTCCTTGAAGAGAAAGCCTCCAAATTAGAT GTGAATCTCGAAGTGGTGCAACCACTAACCGCAAGGCAGTTAAGTGGTCAGAAACTTGGGATTGATGGGGAGCACCAATATCTCAATGCCCATTTAGCAGTTTCCCTTGCCTCTACCTGGCTTCAGCAAATTGGTAAACTTGAAGTTCCCAGTCTGACTCAGATG AGTATTCTGCCTGAGAAATTCATCAAAGGGTTAGCTACAACGAGTTTGCAAGGACGAGCACAGGTTGTCCCTGATCAATTTATTGAAACTAGGACTTCAGGAGATGTAGTATTTTATCTGGATGGAGCTCATAGTCCAGAAAGCATGGAAGTATGCGCTAAATGGTTTTCTTTGGCGGTTAAGGGAGACAACAAGTCAGAGCGTTCTGAACATTTGGTTAATGGCTCATCTCATGGTAAATGGTCAGGAGAAGAAAACTGCCAACAG ATATTGCTATTCAACTGCATGTCAGTTCGGGACCCAAATCTGCTGCTTCCACATCTAAGGAATACAAGCGCAAACTATG GTGTCCATTTCAACAAGGCATTGTTTGTACCAAACATGTCGGTGTATCACAAGGTTGGTACATCAGCGGATTTGCCTGAGAATGATCCACATGTTGACTTGTCATGGCAGTTGACACTCCAAGAAGTGTGGGAACGCCTTGTCCATAATGAAAGAG aaggagaagaaagtgAAAGTATAAAAAGTGAGGTGTTTACTTCACTACCGATGGCAATAAAATGGCTAAGGGATAGTGTACATGAGAGTAGCTCAGCCACACGTTTCCAA GTTCTTGTAACTGGTTCCTTACATCTTGTAGGTGATGTACTGAGATTAATCAGAAAATGA